Part of the Listeria innocua genome is shown below.
CTGGCAGAAATGTCAGAAGCAGATCTGGAGAAAAATATTCGAGATTATGCAGTATACGCTCGGGTTAGCCCTGAAGACAAGATTCGGATTGTCAAAGCTTGGCAGAAAAATGGTGAGATTGTAACAATGACAGGTGATGGCGTCAATGATGCGCCAGCCCTCAAAGCAGCAGATGTTGGAGCAGCAATGGGAATCACTGGAACAGATGTATCTAAAAACGCTGCAGATATGGTTATAACCGACGATAATTTTGCAACGATTGTAGATGCAGTCAAAGAGGGGCGTACTGCCTATGAGAATATCCGCAAAACGATTTACTTTTTACTAAGTACAAACTTTTCTCAAATTTTCATTATGTTAATTGCGATTATTCTTGGCTGGGGCGCGCCGGTTGTAGCTGTTCAGTTGCTACTAATCAACGTTGTGTCTGATGGGATTCCAGGATTCTTCCTTAGTCGTGAAAAAGCAGATGACTCGATTATGGAGCGTAAGCCAATACCGAAAAACGCTGGAATTTTTGCGAATGGACTTGGGAAAAAAATGGCGACACAAGCGGTTGTCTTTACGATTGTGACACTTGCTGGGTTTTATATCGGGCAGTTTGTAACGATTAATAATTCGATTGGTGCAAGCTATGAAGTTGGAATGACAATGGCGTTCGTTATTCTAGCATGGTCATCTGTCGCGCACATTTTCAACGTAAGAAGCGATAAATCGATTTTCACTATCGGATTTTTATCAAACCGTGGCTTGTTCTTTAGTGCGATTTGTTCGATGCTGATTATATTAGGGCTTGCGATTATTCCACCACTTGCTAACATGTTCTTCTTAGTTGAGATGAGCTTAACGCACTGGATTCTTGCATTTATCCTGTCGATGTTCGCACTTCTATTCGTTGAAATCCAAAAGCTAATTCAGCGTAAAAGAGCAAAAGCTTAAAGGAGGACAACTAAATGAATGAAACTCAAAAATTAGTAGCAGCATCTCTTGAACGTAACTTTGGAAAAGACATCGGGGCACGTTATGAAGGAAACGAAGAAGCGCAGTTACGTGCCGAAGAAGTTATTGAGGAAATTGCTATCGTTATTGCACCACTTGTAGAAAAATTAGGAATCGAAAGTAAAACAGTGAAAAAAACGATTCCATTTTTATACGAACTTCAAAAAAATCAATTTTGTGATATGAGTGCCTATCCGTATCCACTTCTTTTGGTCAATGGAACGAGCGCGGATACTGAAAAATATTGGCGGGATTTACCGACATATTGGACAGATGAAGCTAATAAAATCGTGCTCCCATATGTATTAGAACATATTAAAAATAATAAAGTACGCCAAAAACTATTATCTTTCCATGCATGGTTGTTAGGTGAGGTAGCCGAGATGAACACAGAACTCGGAGCTCAGTTTCGGGTGAAATTAGTTTTTGAGTCAGATATGCGCATTCGTCTTAGAATTTATGAAGTCGAGCAAATTGCCATCGAAGTTCATTTTTTAGATAATCATGATACGGAACAACAACATTTGGGCTATGATGTGAGTTTGGACGCGGAACTTGAGGTCAAAGCTAGACTATTGCTACGCCAAGGGATTTTAACAGAAAACCTAGGATTGGTAGCATTAAAAGCTTATATTCGCTCCGTTTTACCAATTGCACATAGTTTGAAAAAGCTAGAAAAATTAACGGATGAAGAGGCGAAAAAATTAACTAAGTGGTTAACGCACGAAGAACCAAAAATTATGGAAGATACAGATTTAACTAGTAAAGCACTCGATTTCTTACAAAAAGTAGCACAGCAATAAGAATAAAATGCTATTTGGAGGAAATTGATCCTAAATAGCATTTTATTTTTGCAAGTGAGATTGGTAGAATAGTAAAATGATACAATGATATTAGAAAAGAGGATGTAAAAATTGATTCGACAAGCTAAAAAATCAGACGCGCCAAAAATTGCGCCACTTTTACTCGTAATATGGAAAGATATGGAGTTACCAATTTTAGAAGTAGAAACGGAAGAAGCAATTACAAATGCATTAATTGAAGCGATTCAAACCGAGGATTATCGTTATAGTTATCGACATCTTCATGTGTTTGAAAAAGATGGAGATATTGCCGGAGTTTTAGCAGGCTATCCTGGGAAAATTGAACCGGAAATCGACCATGCGTGGAACGAGATTGCGAAAAAACACGGAATTACTTACGATGCGCCGATTTTTGTGGATAAAGAAACATTTCCAGGTGAATGGTATTTAGATTCAATCGTAACAAATGAAAAATACCGCGGTCACGGCGTTGGAACAGCTTTACTTGCTAAATTAACAGAAATTGCTGCAAACGATGGCGAAAAAGTAGTCGGTTTAAATTGTGATAAAGGAAATCCACATGCGAAACGGTTGTATGAACGCTTAGGTTTTCATGTAACTGGGGAAATTAAACTGAGCGGCCACGACTATGAACATATGCAAAAATAAGAAATGAGGCAAACCAATGAAAAAAATTATTTTCACGCTGCTACTTAGTTTAGTTTTAGTTCTCGCAGGATGCGCCAATGTAACGAATACGGTGAAAGTCGACAAAAAAGGTGAGGCAATGATTTCCTTTGACATCGATATTTCATCAGTAGCAGGAATTTTCGCATCAAGTTATTCAGATCAAATGGAAGCTAAACTAAAAGAAGCTGGCTTTACTGTTGATAAGAAATCAAATACAAGTTACCATATCGAAAAAAAATTAGCGAAGACTGAAACGACAAAAAGCGATATGAAGCCAGAAGATTTTGGCGTGAAAATTACTAATACGAAAAGTTTCTTCACACAAAAAATCAAAGTGGATGCAAATATTGACATCGAGAAAATCTGGAAAAAAGAAGTAGCAGATGTCCCGTTTCCTAAAGAAATATTAAGTCAAATCGACTATACTTTTATTTTAGATTTACCAGTGTCGTCAATTGGTGATAATAATGCTAAGAGCGTCGATGGTGGAAAGCT
Proteins encoded:
- a CDS encoding GNAT family N-acetyltransferase, with the translated sequence MIRQAKKSDAPKIAPLLLVIWKDMELPILEVETEEAITNALIEAIQTEDYRYSYRHLHVFEKDGDIAGVLAGYPGKIEPEIDHAWNEIAKKHGITYDAPIFVDKETFPGEWYLDSIVTNEKYRGHGVGTALLAKLTEIAANDGEKVVGLNCDKGNPHAKRLYERLGFHVTGEIKLSGHDYEHMQK
- a CDS encoding EGFR-like transmembrane domain-containing protein, with the protein product MKKIIFTLLLSLVLVLAGCANVTNTVKVDKKGEAMISFDIDISSVAGIFASSYSDQMEAKLKEAGFTVDKKSNTSYHIEKKLAKTETTKSDMKPEDFGVKITNTKSFFTQKIKVDANIDIEKIWKKEVADVPFPKEILSQIDYTFILDLPVSSIGDNNAKSVDGGKLTWDVPLDQKSEMYFEVTVPNVKNIAIVGGILLVAIIGLLIYLIRKHRKKKRLQ